In a genomic window of Chromatiales bacterium:
- a CDS encoding nitroreductase family protein, translating into MWDFFRTVRHRHSVRRYQPDMPVEEGKLHAILETAIAAPSAGDLQAYRIIAVTNAGLRQQLAAAARQDFIATAPVVLVFCTDPARSEQQFGQRGHDLFAIQDATVAAAYAQLAVVAAGMASTWVGHFDPAALRETLAINDDLEPVALLCIGYPDELPEPTPRRHMDEIVEKRD; encoded by the coding sequence ATGTGGGATTTCTTCCGGACCGTCAGACACCGCCACTCGGTACGCCGCTACCAGCCGGACATGCCGGTGGAGGAAGGCAAGCTGCACGCCATCCTGGAGACGGCCATCGCCGCCCCCTCGGCCGGTGACCTGCAGGCCTATCGCATCATCGCCGTGACCAACGCCGGCCTGCGGCAGCAGCTCGCCGCGGCGGCCAGGCAGGACTTCATCGCCACCGCCCCGGTGGTGCTGGTCTTCTGCACCGACCCCGCCCGTTCCGAACAGCAGTTCGGCCAGCGCGGGCACGACCTCTTCGCCATCCAGGACGCCACCGTCGCCGCGGCCTATGCCCAGCTCGCCGTGGTGGCCGCCGGCATGGCCTCCACCTGGGTCGGGCACTTCGACCCCGCCGCCCTGCGCGAGACACTCGCCATCAACGACGACCTCGAACCCGTCGCCCTGCTCTGCATCGGCTACCCGGACGAACTCCCGGAACCGACGCCACGGCGACACATGGACGAGATCGTGGAAAAACGCGACTAG
- a CDS encoding P-II family nitrogen regulator codes for MKKVEAIIKPFKLEDVREALTDAGITGLTATEVKGFGRQKGHTELYRGAEYVVDFLPKVKIELVVDDSVVDTCVEAISSAARTGKIGDGKIFVTPVERVIRIRTGEEGPEAI; via the coding sequence ATGAAAAAGGTCGAGGCCATCATCAAGCCCTTCAAGCTCGAGGACGTACGCGAGGCGCTCACCGACGCCGGTATCACCGGCCTGACCGCCACCGAGGTCAAGGGCTTCGGCCGGCAGAAGGGGCACACCGAGCTCTATCGCGGCGCGGAATACGTGGTCGACTTCCTGCCCAAGGTGAAGATCGAGCTGGTGGTGGACGACAGCGTGGTCGACACCTGCGTCGAGGCCATCTCCAGTGCGGCCCGCACCGGCAAGATCGGCGACGGCAAGATCTTCGTCACGCCCGTCGAGCGCGTGATCCGCATCCGCACGGGCGAGGAAGGGCCGGAGGCGATCTGA